A DNA window from Dehalococcoidia bacterium contains the following coding sequences:
- the pilM gene encoding pilus assembly protein PilM, with the protein MNLREILRRRVLTIAFHERDVRWTAGAHGRIDTIGSAPLPEHLVRDAVITDPVSAGAILRAVPGPPAGRMMRVIVAVPAQRSLFRQIDVPAVKGAQLDEVIEREIRREMPMLADNARVSWAIGAEHEGKTRVFVAGAPRDVLDSHVAAVRAAGLAPDAVDLRVIAASRAIGASDAVVANVEDGEIEIAIIRDGIPLVIRHVAMAPQDDEAWKDQMAAELARTLKFYCDSHRDDDIVPSLPISFVGGAARRAILAEQVTLSTGHEVAMPPLRVSVDPEDQSVRFAANIGLALKEVAA; encoded by the coding sequence ATGAACCTGCGTGAGATCTTGCGGCGGCGTGTGCTGACTATTGCCTTCCACGAGCGCGATGTGCGCTGGACCGCTGGCGCGCATGGGCGCATCGACACGATCGGATCAGCGCCGCTGCCCGAGCACCTCGTGCGCGACGCCGTGATCACCGATCCGGTGAGCGCGGGGGCAATCCTGCGCGCAGTGCCGGGGCCCCCGGCGGGCCGCATGATGCGTGTGATCGTCGCGGTCCCGGCGCAACGCTCGCTCTTTCGACAGATCGACGTGCCGGCGGTGAAGGGCGCGCAACTCGACGAAGTCATCGAACGCGAGATCCGGCGCGAGATGCCGATGCTGGCGGACAACGCACGCGTGAGCTGGGCGATCGGGGCGGAGCACGAGGGTAAGACGCGGGTGTTCGTCGCCGGCGCGCCGCGGGATGTGCTCGATTCGCACGTCGCGGCGGTGCGTGCGGCCGGCCTGGCGCCGGACGCGGTTGACCTGCGCGTGATCGCCGCCTCGCGCGCGATCGGCGCGAGCGACGCGGTGGTCGCGAACGTCGAAGACGGCGAGATCGAGATCGCCATCATTCGCGACGGGATCCCGCTGGTCATACGTCACGTCGCGATGGCGCCGCAAGACGACGAGGCATGGAAGGACCAGATGGCGGCGGAACTGGCGCGCACGCTCAAGTTCTATTGCGACTCGCATCGAGACGATGACATCGTCCCGTCGCTGCCGATCTCATTTGTCGGCGGCGCGGCGCGGCGCGCGATCCTGGCCGAGCAAGTCACGCTTTCCACGGGGCACGAAGTCGCCATGCCGCCGCTTCGCGTCTCCGTCGATCCGGAGGACCAGTCCGTGCGCTTCGCGGCGAACATCGGGCTGGCACTGAAGGAGGTGGCAGCGTGA
- a CDS encoding EAL domain-containing protein has product MSEELLKSTIESTADGILVVDSDGKVAFANRRFAEMWRLPDELIAAGDDDALIDHVVSQVLDPEQWRAKVRELYSSDSESLDSVAFKDGREFERYSRPLLRDGSVAGRVWSFRDVTHRKRAEEELRRSVKNFRLLFADNPHPMFVFERRAKRFLEVNEAAIAHYGYSRDQFLAMTEDDVRADAPAGVTGASADAKSNGQRHRLSDGRIVDVLLLEHDLTFADGDAVLVVAHDITEQKRTDEERAQLTAIIEATTDLVSIADAGGQHLYLNTAGCRMLGLSNEGDITDTNMLERRPDWARDLLEREVIPGATTDGAWVGESAYLSPDGLEIPVSQVTLAHRFANGTVERFSTIARDISERKRFEEQLIHLANHDPLTSLFNRRRFDEEVERQLRESERYGIQGALLFMDLDQFKDVNDSRGHRSGDELLTGLASLLRERLRRTDVVARLGGDEFAILLPHTQPEHARSIAADLLDAIRNFTFMVGGSPLRISASIGVALFPEHGTSAGELLSRADLAMYRVKDDGRNRYSVFVPGADWQAQIESRIGWYQRIREALENDRFVLHAQPILDLSRGEITQFELLLRMTDGSELVLPGMFLETAERTGLIQDIDRWVVRRAIELLAGSEVAASGVRLEVNLSGKAFADPELLPMIQRELRATKIDPSRLVLEVTETAAIANIDEAQKFLRALRGMGCGFALDDFGVGFSSFSHLKHLPVDYLKIDGSFIRDLSHNTVDQHLVRAIVGVARGLGKRTIAEFVADEETLRLLREYGVDHGQGFYIAEPGPLASVIAKTGALAA; this is encoded by the coding sequence GTGAGCGAAGAACTCCTCAAGTCGACCATCGAGTCCACCGCCGATGGCATCCTCGTCGTCGACAGCGATGGCAAGGTCGCCTTCGCGAATCGTCGCTTCGCCGAGATGTGGCGATTGCCCGACGAACTCATCGCAGCCGGTGATGACGATGCGCTGATCGATCATGTCGTCAGCCAGGTGCTCGATCCGGAGCAGTGGCGCGCCAAGGTGCGGGAGCTGTACAGCAGCGATTCGGAGAGTCTCGACAGCGTCGCGTTCAAGGACGGCCGCGAGTTCGAGCGCTACTCGCGGCCGCTGCTCCGCGACGGCTCCGTCGCCGGGCGCGTGTGGAGCTTCCGCGACGTCACGCACCGCAAGCGCGCCGAAGAGGAACTCAGGCGCAGCGTCAAGAACTTCCGCCTGCTGTTCGCTGACAACCCGCACCCCATGTTCGTCTTTGAGCGCCGCGCCAAACGCTTCCTCGAGGTCAACGAAGCGGCGATCGCCCACTACGGCTACTCGCGCGATCAGTTCCTCGCGATGACGGAGGACGACGTGCGCGCGGACGCCCCGGCCGGCGTCACCGGCGCGAGCGCCGATGCGAAATCGAACGGACAACGGCACCGCCTGAGCGACGGCCGCATCGTCGATGTGCTGCTGCTCGAACACGACCTCACGTTCGCCGATGGCGACGCGGTGCTCGTCGTGGCGCACGACATCACGGAGCAGAAGCGCACCGACGAAGAACGCGCCCAACTTACCGCCATCATCGAAGCCACGACGGACCTCGTCTCCATCGCCGACGCCGGCGGCCAGCACCTCTACTTGAACACGGCGGGCTGCCGCATGCTCGGGCTCTCGAATGAAGGCGATATCACCGACACGAATATGCTCGAGCGGCGCCCGGACTGGGCACGCGACCTGCTTGAACGGGAGGTTATCCCCGGTGCCACTACCGACGGTGCATGGGTCGGCGAATCCGCGTACCTGAGCCCCGATGGCCTGGAAATACCGGTATCGCAGGTCACGCTCGCTCACCGGTTCGCGAATGGCACCGTCGAGCGGTTCTCGACGATCGCGCGTGACATCAGCGAGCGGAAGCGGTTCGAGGAGCAGCTCATCCACCTGGCGAACCACGATCCGCTGACCAGCCTCTTCAACCGTCGCCGGTTCGATGAAGAAGTCGAGCGCCAGCTCCGCGAGTCCGAGCGTTACGGGATCCAGGGCGCGCTGCTGTTCATGGACCTCGACCAGTTCAAGGACGTCAACGACAGTCGCGGCCATCGCTCAGGCGATGAACTGCTCACCGGTCTCGCCTCCTTGCTTCGCGAGCGCCTGCGCCGCACGGATGTCGTGGCGCGTCTCGGCGGCGACGAGTTCGCCATCTTGCTGCCGCACACGCAGCCGGAGCACGCGCGCAGCATCGCCGCCGACCTGCTCGATGCGATCCGCAACTTCACGTTCATGGTCGGCGGCTCGCCCCTGCGGATCAGCGCCAGCATCGGCGTCGCGCTCTTCCCCGAGCACGGTACGAGCGCCGGCGAACTGCTCTCGCGCGCCGACCTCGCGATGTACCGCGTAAAGGACGACGGCCGCAATCGCTACAGCGTCTTCGTCCCGGGGGCCGACTGGCAGGCGCAGATCGAATCGCGCATCGGCTGGTATCAGAGAATCCGCGAGGCGCTCGAGAACGACCGCTTCGTACTGCACGCGCAGCCCATCCTCGACCTGTCGCGCGGCGAGATCACGCAGTTCGAGCTGCTGCTCCGCATGACGGATGGCTCCGAACTCGTGTTGCCCGGCATGTTCCTGGAGACGGCGGAGCGCACCGGGCTCATCCAGGACATCGACCGCTGGGTGGTGAGGCGTGCCATCGAACTGCTGGCCGGATCCGAAGTCGCCGCCAGCGGCGTCCGCCTGGAGGTCAATCTCTCCGGCAAGGCATTCGCCGACCCGGAGTTGCTGCCGATGATCCAGAGGGAGCTGCGCGCGACGAAGATCGACCCGTCGCGCCTCGTACTCGAAGTGACGGAAACTGCCGCCATCGCGAACATCGACGAAGCGCAAAAATTTCTCCGGGCCCTGCGCGGCATGGGCTGTGGATTCGCCCTCGATGACTTCGGCGTCGGCTTCTCGTCTTTCTCGCACCTCAAGCATCTGCCCGTCGACTACCTGAAGATCGATGGCAGCTTCATCCGCGACCTCAGCCATAACACGGTCGACCAGCACCTCGTGCGGGCGATCGTCGGCGTGGCGCGCGGTCTCGGCAAGCGCACAATCGCGGAGTTCGTCGCCGACGAAGAAACGTTGCGACTGTTACGGGAATACGGCGTCGACCACGGGCAGGGGTTCTACATTGCCGAGCCCGGCCCGCTTGCGTCCGTGATCGCAAAAACGGGCGCCTTGGCAGCATGA
- a CDS encoding type IV pilus twitching motility protein PilT, whose product MTLHDLLIWMVSENASDLHLASGTPPVMRRNGALQAHPTAAPLTPDALATALEAITSESERVRLDAQRELDKGLDVDGIGRFRVNVAYERGSLYFSFRLVNSRIASIEELSLPRVCDRLTQLPRGLVLVTGPTGSGKSTTLAAMIDRINERDARHIVTVEDPIEYLHGNKRSIINQREVGSDTRSFGEALRHVLRQDPDVILIGEMRDLDTMASAITAAETGHLVFATLHTPDAPQTIDRIIDSFPSDQQQQIRLQLSMVLEAVISQVLVPAASGDGRIAVCEVMLGTPAIRNLVREAKSHQISTTIATGAALGMRTLDQALAELVASMAITREEALGQARVPAELERLLAGRPSIAA is encoded by the coding sequence ATGACGCTTCACGATCTGTTGATCTGGATGGTGTCCGAGAATGCCTCGGACTTGCACCTTGCGTCGGGCACGCCGCCCGTCATGCGCCGGAACGGCGCGCTGCAAGCGCACCCGACGGCGGCGCCGCTCACGCCGGATGCGTTGGCGACCGCGCTCGAGGCGATCACGTCGGAAAGCGAGCGTGTACGGCTCGACGCGCAGCGCGAACTCGACAAGGGGCTCGACGTGGACGGGATCGGCAGGTTCCGCGTCAACGTGGCGTACGAACGCGGGTCGCTGTACTTCTCGTTTCGGCTGGTGAACAGCCGCATCGCCTCCATCGAGGAGCTGTCGCTGCCGCGCGTGTGCGACCGCCTGACGCAGCTTCCACGCGGGCTTGTGCTCGTCACCGGGCCCACCGGCAGCGGCAAATCGACGACGCTCGCCGCGATGATCGACCGCATCAATGAGCGCGATGCGCGCCACATCGTGACCGTCGAAGATCCGATCGAGTACCTGCACGGCAACAAGCGAAGCATCATCAATCAGCGCGAAGTCGGCAGCGACACACGGTCGTTCGGCGAAGCTCTTCGTCATGTGCTCCGGCAGGATCCCGATGTGATCCTGATCGGTGAGATGCGCGACCTGGACACGATGGCATCGGCGATCACCGCGGCGGAGACCGGGCACCTCGTATTCGCGACGTTGCACACACCCGATGCGCCGCAGACGATCGACCGCATCATCGACTCGTTTCCCAGTGACCAGCAACAGCAGATCCGATTGCAGCTCTCGATGGTGCTGGAGGCCGTGATCTCGCAGGTGCTGGTGCCGGCCGCAAGTGGCGACGGGCGGATCGCCGTTTGCGAGGTGATGCTCGGCACGCCGGCGATCCGCAATCTCGTGCGGGAAGCCAAGTCGCACCAGATATCGACCACGATCGCGACCGGCGCGGCGCTCGGCATGCGCACGCTCGACCAGGCGCTGGCGGAACTCGTCGCGAGCATGGCGATCACGCGCGAGGAGGCGCTGGGGCAGGCGCGCGTGCCGGCGGAACTGGAGCGGCTGCTCGCCGGGCGGCCGTCGATCGCGGCGTAG
- a CDS encoding HNH endonuclease family protein yields the protein MSEVGDVNEFLRHYWLSHHGDVKTRSLYRAMKLTILNENISSLDFSRELQQTAILYRDVLAGKDASKEPDVEVSNLLSSIQTLGAKLLLPAIISAYEADPAEGQLRSLLRCLTSLYVRHNVIGSLENSRLETEAYSLAKDLRDKRDFAAASARIKVFAPSDTEFEQSFSTAQVSRQASARYVLKELELQKRRTRELTVETPAKVHVEHVYPRAPDAPKWPNHNNIINRLGNLTLLAAPINMSIKNKNFAAKKPELAKSDLVLTQEIAGRDQWSIDEINARQADLAKTALAIWRLD from the coding sequence GTGTCCGAGGTCGGTGATGTGAACGAATTCCTCCGGCACTATTGGCTGTCCCACCACGGTGATGTCAAGACCAGATCACTGTATCGCGCGATGAAACTCACGATCTTAAATGAGAACATCAGCTCCCTCGACTTCTCCCGCGAGTTACAGCAGACGGCAATCCTCTACCGAGATGTGCTGGCGGGGAAAGACGCGAGCAAAGAGCCTGATGTCGAGGTGTCAAATCTTCTCTCCTCGATTCAGACGCTCGGCGCCAAGCTCTTGCTCCCCGCGATCATCAGCGCCTACGAAGCAGACCCCGCAGAAGGACAGCTGAGATCGTTGTTAAGATGTCTGACCTCGCTATACGTACGCCACAACGTGATAGGTTCTCTCGAGAACAGTCGCCTCGAAACCGAAGCCTACTCCCTTGCTAAGGACCTGCGCGACAAGCGCGATTTCGCCGCAGCGTCAGCACGCATCAAGGTATTTGCTCCCTCCGACACGGAATTCGAACAGTCGTTCAGTACCGCCCAGGTGTCGAGGCAGGCGAGCGCCCGTTACGTGTTGAAGGAACTTGAATTGCAGAAACGACGCACTCGCGAGTTGACGGTTGAGACGCCGGCGAAGGTTCACGTCGAACATGTGTATCCGCGTGCTCCGGACGCCCCCAAGTGGCCAAACCACAACAACATCATAAACCGGCTCGGCAACCTCACCTTGTTGGCGGCACCAATCAATATGTCGATCAAGAACAAGAATTTCGCCGCGAAGAAACCGGAGCTAGCAAAGTCTGACCTGGTGCTCACGCAAGAAATTGCGGGCCGCGACCAATGGTCGATTGATGAAATCAACGCACGGCAAGCCGACCTGGCTAAGACCGCGCTGGCGATTTGGCGTCTGGACTGA
- a CDS encoding DMT family transporter, giving the protein MRASTWRNAVNAPGESLPLAAIFATVLTWGIVSPVIKTASLDGPALAFYRLSIGAVVLLVVVRATGTTLRTPSWRLAVLGGALFGVNVILFVLSIKLTTVANATLIGALQPAIVLVVAGRWFGETVSRREITCVALAIAGVAIVILGSAGTPEWNILGDFLAVLAVLTFTAYFLITKRVRATSGTLGYMALVHLVATVVATPAVLARPGSLGGLDVRDVLIVLFFALISGTLGQMVIGWTHRFVDVSVSSLLLLGVPVVAAVSAWLMIDEPLGPVQIAGASVTLVAIGAMVWRRPPAEPEDVMVPAAIAAE; this is encoded by the coding sequence GTGAGAGCCTCCACCTGGCGCAACGCCGTCAACGCACCCGGCGAGTCGCTGCCGCTCGCGGCGATCTTCGCGACGGTGCTGACGTGGGGCATCGTCAGCCCGGTCATCAAGACCGCATCGCTCGATGGCCCGGCGCTCGCGTTCTACCGCCTCTCGATCGGCGCCGTCGTGTTGCTCGTCGTCGTCCGCGCGACCGGGACGACGCTGCGCACGCCGTCGTGGCGGCTCGCCGTGCTCGGCGGCGCGCTCTTCGGCGTCAACGTCATCCTCTTCGTGCTCTCGATCAAGCTCACCACCGTCGCCAACGCGACGCTCATCGGCGCGCTGCAGCCCGCGATCGTGCTCGTGGTCGCCGGACGTTGGTTCGGCGAGACGGTGAGCCGCCGCGAGATCACGTGCGTCGCGCTCGCCATCGCCGGCGTCGCCATCGTCATTCTCGGGTCGGCCGGCACGCCTGAATGGAACATCCTCGGCGACTTCCTCGCCGTGCTCGCCGTGCTGACGTTCACCGCCTACTTTCTGATCACGAAGCGCGTGCGCGCGACGAGCGGCACGCTCGGCTACATGGCCCTCGTGCACCTCGTCGCGACGGTCGTCGCCACGCCCGCCGTGCTCGCGCGCCCCGGCAGCCTCGGCGGTCTCGACGTCCGCGATGTGCTGATCGTGCTGTTCTTCGCGCTCATCTCGGGCACGCTCGGGCAGATGGTGATCGGCTGGACGCATCGCTTCGTCGACGTCTCCGTGTCGTCGCTGTTGCTGCTGGGCGTGCCGGTCGTCGCCGCCGTCTCGGCGTGGCTCATGATCGATGAGCCGCTCGGGCCCGTGCAGATCGCCGGCGCGTCGGTGACGCTCGTCGCCATCGGCGCGATGGTATGGCGCCGTCCCCCCGCCGAGCCGGAGGACGTCATGGTCCCCGCCGCCATCGCCGCCGAATGA
- a CDS encoding LLM class flavin-dependent oxidoreductase — MRTSLFYLPSIGSRAEIEQGMAGLRGDLYERMLDELREQAQAADDLAYDSISFTEHHFHVEGFELSNNPVMLDLFVAMQTKRIRVGQLGVVLPAHNPIRVAEDIAMLDHMSGGRANAGFARGYQRRWVDTMAQQLHGIHGATPGQHDAIDAANREAFEEHFRIIKKCWTEDMLDFQGRYWRIPAEGTPWDIEATRLWGGGVEDGVVTQVGVVPKPLQKPHPPIFQPFASSESTIRWCAREGVTAVLPPMYLALQDQLYASYREEALAHGRALETGEGLGVLRDVLVADTDEEALELWSRGGAFCGAAWFSPFHFGDVLVEPGRTDRLTPQEMIERGMLLVGSVDTVTRSLERLVADTPVQWLFAWTYNGLVPHANIMRSIDLFARKVLPRFEGAR, encoded by the coding sequence ATGCGCACCAGCCTCTTCTATCTCCCGTCCATCGGCTCGCGCGCCGAGATCGAGCAGGGCATGGCGGGCCTGCGCGGCGACCTCTACGAGCGCATGCTCGACGAACTGCGCGAACAGGCGCAGGCCGCCGACGACCTCGCGTACGATTCCATCTCCTTCACCGAGCATCACTTCCACGTCGAAGGCTTCGAGCTGTCGAACAACCCGGTGATGCTCGACCTGTTCGTCGCCATGCAGACGAAGCGCATTCGCGTCGGGCAGCTTGGCGTCGTGCTGCCCGCGCACAACCCGATCCGCGTCGCCGAAGACATCGCCATGCTCGACCATATGAGCGGCGGTCGCGCGAATGCCGGCTTCGCGCGCGGCTACCAGCGCCGCTGGGTCGACACGATGGCGCAGCAATTGCACGGCATCCACGGCGCGACGCCCGGCCAGCACGACGCCATCGATGCGGCGAACCGCGAGGCGTTCGAAGAGCACTTCCGCATCATCAAGAAGTGCTGGACCGAGGACATGCTCGACTTCCAGGGGCGCTACTGGCGCATTCCCGCCGAAGGCACGCCGTGGGACATCGAGGCGACGCGGCTGTGGGGCGGCGGCGTCGAAGACGGCGTCGTCACGCAGGTCGGCGTCGTGCCGAAGCCGCTGCAGAAGCCGCACCCGCCGATCTTCCAGCCCTTCGCATCGAGCGAGAGCACTATCCGCTGGTGCGCCCGCGAAGGCGTCACCGCCGTCCTGCCGCCGATGTACCTCGCGCTGCAGGACCAGCTCTATGCGTCGTATCGCGAGGAGGCGCTGGCGCACGGCCGCGCGCTCGAAACGGGCGAAGGCCTCGGCGTGCTGCGCGACGTCCTCGTCGCCGATACGGACGAAGAAGCGCTGGAGCTCTGGAGCCGCGGCGGCGCGTTCTGCGGCGCGGCGTGGTTCTCGCCGTTCCACTTCGGCGACGTGCTCGTCGAGCCGGGGCGCACCGACCGCCTGACGCCGCAGGAGATGATCGAGCGCGGCATGCTGCTCGTCGGCAGCGTCGACACGGTCACGCGCTCGCTCGAACGTCTCGTCGCGGACACGCCGGTGCAGTGGCTGTTCGCGTGGACGTACAACGGCCTCGTCCCGCACGCGAACATCATGCGGTCGATCGACCTCTTCGCGCGCAAGGTGCTGCCGCGCTTCGAAGGCGCGCGCTAG
- a CDS encoding MFS transporter, with product MTDSEFVIPMFRRWSASTFDALQNRGYRTLWLGSMLAFVAFFMSTIAQSAVAFDLTGNNRDVGAVVFGQGIAMVLLAPFGGALADRMSKRMLLVVSQAVIGAVFFVTGVLIGLDAISILALSVGSFVIGTMFSLLGPARQAYVGYLVEADRRGNAVALQQVALNAGRVGGPFLAAALLAVPFIDATGTYLVMGVMYLAAMVTLALLPAAPSRAGGEGIGLMEDVLIGMRYVANNPRLRALVLQFVFVMLAGFPFIAIMPAFVENSLGSDTSTFGLLMGIMAIGGLIASLLVAQIADSTRAPQVIVAGCVGFGVSLILTGMAPTVLIAAVAMFVVGLTSGAFQTLNNAVIVREASTEYYGRVMSLTMMAFAGFGVIALPIGFLADAVGERPTLIAMGIAVCIVTAIMASATFRVLNDRQTFTEEATAAGS from the coding sequence TTGACTGATAGTGAATTCGTGATCCCGATGTTCCGCCGCTGGTCGGCCAGCACCTTCGACGCCCTGCAGAATCGCGGTTACCGGACGCTCTGGCTCGGGTCGATGCTCGCGTTCGTGGCCTTTTTTATGTCGACTATCGCCCAGAGCGCCGTCGCCTTCGACCTTACGGGGAACAACCGCGACGTCGGCGCCGTCGTGTTCGGGCAGGGCATCGCGATGGTGCTGCTGGCGCCGTTCGGGGGCGCGCTCGCCGACCGCATGTCGAAGCGCATGCTGCTCGTGGTGTCGCAGGCGGTGATCGGCGCCGTCTTCTTCGTCACAGGCGTGCTGATCGGCCTCGACGCGATCTCGATCCTCGCGCTGAGCGTTGGGTCGTTCGTCATCGGCACGATGTTCTCGCTGCTGGGGCCGGCGCGTCAGGCATACGTCGGGTACCTGGTCGAAGCGGATCGCCGGGGTAACGCCGTCGCCCTGCAGCAGGTGGCGCTCAACGCAGGGCGCGTCGGAGGGCCATTCCTGGCGGCGGCGCTGCTCGCCGTGCCATTCATCGATGCGACGGGCACGTATCTCGTCATGGGCGTCATGTACCTGGCGGCGATGGTGACGCTGGCGCTGCTCCCGGCAGCGCCCAGTCGCGCCGGCGGCGAGGGCATCGGCCTGATGGAGGACGTGTTGATCGGCATGCGCTACGTGGCAAACAATCCGCGGTTGCGGGCGCTGGTGCTGCAGTTCGTGTTCGTGATGCTCGCAGGCTTTCCATTCATCGCGATCATGCCCGCATTCGTCGAGAACAGCCTCGGCTCGGACACCTCGACGTTCGGACTGCTGATGGGGATCATGGCGATCGGCGGCTTAATCGCGAGCCTGCTCGTCGCGCAGATCGCGGACTCGACACGGGCGCCACAGGTGATCGTCGCCGGTTGCGTCGGATTCGGGGTGTCGCTGATCTTGACGGGCATGGCGCCGACGGTCCTGATCGCGGCGGTCGCGATGTTCGTGGTGGGACTGACGAGCGGTGCGTTCCAGACGCTGAACAACGCCGTCATTGTGCGCGAGGCATCGACGGAGTACTACGGGCGGGTGATGTCGCTGACGATGATGGCATTCGCTGGATTTGGCGTGATCGCGCTGCCGATCGGCTTCCTCGCGGACGCAGTGGGCGAGCGGCCGACGCTGATCGCGATGGGCATCGCGGTCTGCATCGTGACGGCGATCATGGCATCGGCGACGTTTCGCGTGCTCAACGACCGGCAGACGTTCACGGAAGAAGCGACGGCAGCGGGAAGTTAG